Proteins from one Malaya genurostris strain Urasoe2022 chromosome 2, Malgen_1.1, whole genome shotgun sequence genomic window:
- the LOC131429432 gene encoding cuticle protein 8-like produces MAFKFVLVASLMAMVSAGLIPEHGYASSHQSIHHHAAPVHHVAAVHAAPVHHVAAIHAAPVHHALVKEVEHHAPANYEFSYSVHDGHTGDIKSQHETRQGDEVHGQYSLLDSDGHHRIVDYHADHHSGFNAVVRREPANVKIAQPVHKVIAQPIHAVHAAPLAHATISHHAAPIAHVSHVAPVAHVAHHAAPIVHSAHHVAPVSHASIAHVAPITYQNHGYHAAPSHYSHY; encoded by the exons ATGGCTTTCAAA TTTGTGCTGGTAGCCAGTTTGATGGCAATGGTCAGCGCAGGATTGATTCCAGAGCATGGATATGCGTCTTCCCATCAGAGCATCCATCATCATGCTGCTCCCGTTCATCACGTTGCTGCAGTTCATGCTGCTCCGGTTCATCACGTGGCTGCCATCCATGCCGCTCCAGTCCATCACGCTCTCGTGAAGGAAGTGGAACACCATGCACCAGCTAACTACGAATTCTCCTACTCCGTTCATGACGGTCACACTGGAGATATCAAGAGTCAACACGAAACACGCCAAGGAGACGAAGTTCACGGACAGTACAGTCTACTGGATTCCGATGGCCATCATCGCATTGTTGACTACCATGCGGACCACCATTCCGGATTCAATGCCGTTGTCCGCCGTGAACCAGCTAACGTCAAGATTGCCCAGCCAGTGCACAAAGTCATCGCTCAGCCGATCCATGCCGTCCATGCTGCCCCACTTGCTCACGCCACCATCTCACATCATGCTGCTCCAATTGCGCACGTTTCCCACGTTGCTCCCGTAGCCCATGTGGCTCATCATGCTGCTCCGATTGTCCACAGTGCGCATCATGTTGCCCCGGTGTCGCATGCTAGCATCGCGCATGTCGCTCCAATCACTTACCAGAACCATGGTTACCACGCCGCCCCAAGCCATTATAGCCACTACTAG
- the LOC131429431 gene encoding uncharacterized protein LOC131429431 isoform X2 produces the protein MNRYLTLSQLGDGTYGTVVLGQRKDTGEKVAIKRMKRKYYSWEEAMNLREVKSLKKLSHANVVKLKEVIRENDVLYFVFEYMQENLYQLIKDRETHFSEATIRLILQQILTGLAFMHRHGFFHRDLKPENVLCCGPELVKIADFGLAREIRSRPPYTDYVSTRWYRAPEVLLHSTRYGSAIDLWAVGCIAAELYTFRPLFPGSSEVDQLFKICSVLGTPEKSDWPEGHKLASTIQFRFPECPKIALETLITRAGTSAIQLLVDFLRWDPEKRPTAQQSLKYPYFGAMKPKHSVGALSNGNIQLPSMQQNNNGVPNARISILDASQLDNSEFKSRFSLNPNNSSNISVNNNNSANTNGSVYKSLSNSDLNDINSLLNLSRISQNVPVEKRVSLDSGSAKSNTKFQSTINYSVLNEMLNSYNIGLNDSLDRGRLHRNNSITKSTTEQSDSGVNDNGSSVVSYSIMKPTVMDIGKNPANVSVARKEKVNEIFVTRNGDSLSTNSANRAVDSEDSSYFNNGFFLHKQNENAKKVANGSLSVFKESFLNDSKAYNAFSKQPVLLTRKTDEEIKVNKSKSSINRGLQSHFSRSWEPVKGSSFEDDLEDILGIHTRKKSNTEFKVEDIFGTVSFAKDSNASKYPNTVPFAKSVMKNGDTMTDIFDNSDHAKPSHSSANIVPRRKNPQVFVSNNNFEANNEFNGVNASFKLFPWEDAPKNAPEKKQWAPDSGVLTYVGPSGDGKGRPDWAAKYLGK, from the exons ATGAATCGATACCTAACATTGAGCCAGCTTGGAGACGGTACCTACGGTACGGTTGTCCTTGGTCAACGCAAAGACACCGGCGAGAAGGTCGCCATCAAACGAATGAAACGGAAGTACTACTCCTGGGAGGAAGCCATGAATCTCAGAGAGGTTAAG TCCCTGAAAAAACTTTCACATGCCAACGTGGTCAAGCTGAAAGAGGTGATACGGGAAAACGACGTCCTCTACTTTGTGTTCGAGTACATGCAGGAGAACCTGTACCAGCTAATCAAAGACCGCGAAACTCACTTCTCGGAAGCAACGATAAGACTGATTCTGCAGCAAATCCTTACGGGGTTGGCATTTATGCACCGGCATGGGTTCTTCCATCGGGATCTGAAACCGGAGAATGTGCTCTGCTGCGGGCCGGAGTTAGTCAAAATAGCCGATTTCGGTTTGGCTCGCGAAATCCGATCCCGGCCTCCGTACACGGACTACGTGTCAACTCGTTG GTACCGTGCACCGGAAGTACTGCTCCATTCTACCCGCTACGGAAGTGCCATCGATCTATGGGCCGTAGGTTGCATAGCTGCTGAGCTTTACACCTTTCGGCCGTTGTTTCCCGGATCCAGCGAAGTAGATCAGCTGTTCAAAATATGTTCTGTGCTCGGAACTCCGGAAAAG AGTGACTGGCCTGAAGGGCATAAACTCGCCTCAACAATACAGTTTCGTTTTCCGGAATGTCCAAAAATCGCTTTAGAGACTTTGATAACTCGTGCGGGAACTTCTGCAATTCAATTGTTGGTAGATTTTCTCCGTTGGGATCCAGAAAAACGACCAACCGCTCAACAATCACTAAAATATCCCTATTTTGGTGctatgaagccgaaacattcagTTGGCGCATTATCAAACGGAAATATTCAGTTACCATCGATGCAGCAAAACAATAACGGTGTGCCTAACGCAAGGATTTCAATACTGGATGCGTCTCAGTTGGACAATAGTGAATTCAAAAGTAGATTTAGTTTAAATCCAAACAATAGCAGTAATATATCTGTGAATAACAATAACAGCGCCAACACCAACGGAAGTGTTTATAAATCATTGAGTAATAGTGATTTGAACGATATCAATTCTCTCCTAAACTTGTCGCGAATCTCCCAGAATGTCCCGGTGGAAAAGCGAGTCTCTCTGGATAGTGGTAGTGCTAAGAGCAATACTAAATTtcagagtacgatcaattacaGTGTACTTAACGAAATGTTGAACAGTTACAACATCGGTCTAAACGATAGTCTCGATCGCGGTCGGTTGCACCGGAACAATAGTATTACGAAATCGACTACTGAACAAAGTGATAGTGGGGTGAACGATAACGGTAGTTCCGTGGTTAGCTACTCAATTATGAAACCGACAGTGATGGACATTGGAAAAAATCCTGCAAATGTTTCTGTAGCACGTAAGGAAAAAgtgaatgaaatttttgttaCGAGAAATGGAGATAGTTTAAGTACTAATAGTGCTAATCGAGCAGTGGACAGTGAAGATTCGAGCTACTTTAATAATGGGTTCTTTCTGCACAAACAAAACGAAAACGCAAAAAAAGTTGCCAATGGAAGTTTAAGTGTGTTTAAGGAAAGTTTCCTAAACGACTCCAAGGCTTACAATGCATTTTCGAAGCAACCTGTGTTGTTAACTAGAAAAACGGATGAAGAGATTAAAGTGAATAAGTCGAAGAGCTCCATCAATCGTGGATTACAAAGCCATTTCAGTCGTAGCTGGGAGCCTGTTAAAGGAAGTAGTTTTGAAGATGATCTTGAGGATATTTTGGG AATTCAtacgagaaaaaaatcaaacacagAATTCAAAGTGGAGGACATTTTTGGGACGGTTTCTTTTGCTAAGGATTCCAATGCATCGAAGTATCCCAATACGGTTCCATTCGCGAAAAGTGTGATGAAGAATGGCGATACGATGACCGACATTTTTGATAATTCTGATCATGCGAAACCATCACATTCCAGTGCAAATATTGTTCCTAGAAGGAAGAATCCGCAGGTGTTTGTGTCCAATAACAA CTTTGAAGCGAACAACGAGTTCAACGGTGTCAACGCTTCATTCAAACTTTTCCCATGGGAAGACGCTCCGAAGAATGCACCGGAAAAGAAACAGTGGGCTCCGGACAGTG GAGTGCTGACCTATGTCGGACCAAGCGGAGACGGTAAGGGACGACCGGATTGGGCGGCAAAATATTTGGGAAAATAA
- the LOC131429431 gene encoding uncharacterized protein LOC131429431 isoform X1, whose translation MNRYLTLSQLGDGTYGTVVLGQRKDTGEKVAIKRMKRKYYSWEEAMNLREVKSLKKLSHANVVKLKEVIRENDVLYFVFEYMQENLYQLIKDRETHFSEATIRLILQQILTGLAFMHRHGFFHRDLKPENVLCCGPELVKIADFGLAREIRSRPPYTDYVSTRWYRAPEVLLHSTRYGSAIDLWAVGCIAAELYTFRPLFPGSSEVDQLFKICSVLGTPEKSDWPEGHKLASTIQFRFPECPKIALETLITRAGTSAIQLLVDFLRWDPEKRPTAQQSLKYPYFGAMKPKHSVGALSNGNIQLPSMQQNNNGVPNARISILDASQLDNSEFKSRFSLNPNNSSNISVNNNNSANTNGSVYKSLSNSDLNDINSLLNLSRISQNVPVEKRVSLDSGSAKSNTKFQSTINYSVLNEMLNSYNIGLNDSLDRGRLHRNNSITKSTTEQSDSGVNDNGSSVVSYSIMKPTVMDIGKNPANVSVARKEKVNEIFVTRNGDSLSTNSANRAVDSEDSSYFNNGFFLHKQNENAKKVANGSLSVFKESFLNDSKAYNAFSKQPVLLTRKTDEEIKVNKSKSSINRGLQSHFSRSWEPVKGSSFEDDLEDILGCRIHTRKKSNTEFKVEDIFGTVSFAKDSNASKYPNTVPFAKSVMKNGDTMTDIFDNSDHAKPSHSSANIVPRRKNPQVFVSNNNFEANNEFNGVNASFKLFPWEDAPKNAPEKKQWAPDSGVLTYVGPSGDGKGRPDWAAKYLGK comes from the exons ATGAATCGATACCTAACATTGAGCCAGCTTGGAGACGGTACCTACGGTACGGTTGTCCTTGGTCAACGCAAAGACACCGGCGAGAAGGTCGCCATCAAACGAATGAAACGGAAGTACTACTCCTGGGAGGAAGCCATGAATCTCAGAGAGGTTAAG TCCCTGAAAAAACTTTCACATGCCAACGTGGTCAAGCTGAAAGAGGTGATACGGGAAAACGACGTCCTCTACTTTGTGTTCGAGTACATGCAGGAGAACCTGTACCAGCTAATCAAAGACCGCGAAACTCACTTCTCGGAAGCAACGATAAGACTGATTCTGCAGCAAATCCTTACGGGGTTGGCATTTATGCACCGGCATGGGTTCTTCCATCGGGATCTGAAACCGGAGAATGTGCTCTGCTGCGGGCCGGAGTTAGTCAAAATAGCCGATTTCGGTTTGGCTCGCGAAATCCGATCCCGGCCTCCGTACACGGACTACGTGTCAACTCGTTG GTACCGTGCACCGGAAGTACTGCTCCATTCTACCCGCTACGGAAGTGCCATCGATCTATGGGCCGTAGGTTGCATAGCTGCTGAGCTTTACACCTTTCGGCCGTTGTTTCCCGGATCCAGCGAAGTAGATCAGCTGTTCAAAATATGTTCTGTGCTCGGAACTCCGGAAAAG AGTGACTGGCCTGAAGGGCATAAACTCGCCTCAACAATACAGTTTCGTTTTCCGGAATGTCCAAAAATCGCTTTAGAGACTTTGATAACTCGTGCGGGAACTTCTGCAATTCAATTGTTGGTAGATTTTCTCCGTTGGGATCCAGAAAAACGACCAACCGCTCAACAATCACTAAAATATCCCTATTTTGGTGctatgaagccgaaacattcagTTGGCGCATTATCAAACGGAAATATTCAGTTACCATCGATGCAGCAAAACAATAACGGTGTGCCTAACGCAAGGATTTCAATACTGGATGCGTCTCAGTTGGACAATAGTGAATTCAAAAGTAGATTTAGTTTAAATCCAAACAATAGCAGTAATATATCTGTGAATAACAATAACAGCGCCAACACCAACGGAAGTGTTTATAAATCATTGAGTAATAGTGATTTGAACGATATCAATTCTCTCCTAAACTTGTCGCGAATCTCCCAGAATGTCCCGGTGGAAAAGCGAGTCTCTCTGGATAGTGGTAGTGCTAAGAGCAATACTAAATTtcagagtacgatcaattacaGTGTACTTAACGAAATGTTGAACAGTTACAACATCGGTCTAAACGATAGTCTCGATCGCGGTCGGTTGCACCGGAACAATAGTATTACGAAATCGACTACTGAACAAAGTGATAGTGGGGTGAACGATAACGGTAGTTCCGTGGTTAGCTACTCAATTATGAAACCGACAGTGATGGACATTGGAAAAAATCCTGCAAATGTTTCTGTAGCACGTAAGGAAAAAgtgaatgaaatttttgttaCGAGAAATGGAGATAGTTTAAGTACTAATAGTGCTAATCGAGCAGTGGACAGTGAAGATTCGAGCTACTTTAATAATGGGTTCTTTCTGCACAAACAAAACGAAAACGCAAAAAAAGTTGCCAATGGAAGTTTAAGTGTGTTTAAGGAAAGTTTCCTAAACGACTCCAAGGCTTACAATGCATTTTCGAAGCAACCTGTGTTGTTAACTAGAAAAACGGATGAAGAGATTAAAGTGAATAAGTCGAAGAGCTCCATCAATCGTGGATTACAAAGCCATTTCAGTCGTAGCTGGGAGCCTGTTAAAGGAAGTAGTTTTGAAGATGATCTTGAGGATATTTTGGG GTGTAGAATTCAtacgagaaaaaaatcaaacacagAATTCAAAGTGGAGGACATTTTTGGGACGGTTTCTTTTGCTAAGGATTCCAATGCATCGAAGTATCCCAATACGGTTCCATTCGCGAAAAGTGTGATGAAGAATGGCGATACGATGACCGACATTTTTGATAATTCTGATCATGCGAAACCATCACATTCCAGTGCAAATATTGTTCCTAGAAGGAAGAATCCGCAGGTGTTTGTGTCCAATAACAA CTTTGAAGCGAACAACGAGTTCAACGGTGTCAACGCTTCATTCAAACTTTTCCCATGGGAAGACGCTCCGAAGAATGCACCGGAAAAGAAACAGTGGGCTCCGGACAGTG GAGTGCTGACCTATGTCGGACCAAGCGGAGACGGTAAGGGACGACCGGATTGGGCGGCAAAATATTTGGGAAAATAA